The Vicia villosa cultivar HV-30 ecotype Madison, WI linkage group LG1, Vvil1.0, whole genome shotgun sequence genome includes a region encoding these proteins:
- the LOC131620208 gene encoding uncharacterized protein LOC131620208 isoform X1: MTNSALSDTDTSRDKAPALSPVVEDAQPINTMLPDEPVEESHSTDESPATHQDKSLEGEDHALSGSDNVNLHPHHSDDTVSESDATEETSKLEKQNFQEASTLDTKADPGTTSMPAPTPSELEQLKHADPLSFLKIIMNVDASSSPSPDAIPVATVESGKQEDTSSVLRQIKERFFDVNLVDLLIRDPLKSHGLHQLLRKVDLLQVSTTVSDVLVLLGSLVEQLQADILRKRNIERELSEAIASRDSSWNSAVDATQRGEVLKLKQSEDQKAFDDHAKNIKIWKQEIKALEEKIEEAERSQATIQQSNQKELVEIVQSGITHFEAAQKLIPEIERLKKQRSVIELRMTSWESQYSKIKNNLPEGFN, from the coding sequence ATGACTAACTCTGCTTTATCTGACACAGATACTTCTCGAGACAAAGCTCCCGCTCTTTCACCCGTGGTCGAAGATGCTCAGCCCATCAACACTATGCTGCCTGATGAACCCGTTGAAGAAAGTCATTCTACTGATGAGTCTCCAGCTACCCATCAAGACAAAAGTTTGGAAGGCGAAGATCACGCCCTCTCAGGTAGTGACAATGTGAATCTGCATCCTCATCACAGTGACGACACCGTGTCTGAATCAGATGCTACGGAGGAAACTTCCAAACTAGAAAAGCAAAATTTTCAAGAAGCTTCGACTCTTGACACAAAAGCTGATCCTGGGACCACTTCAATGCCTGCCCCTACGCCTTCGGAGCTAGAACAATTAAAGCatgctgatcctcttagtttcttgaaGATTATCATGAATGTGGATGCTTCTTCGTCTCCAAGTCCTGACGCTATTCCAGTTGCGACTGTGGAGTCTGGCAAACAAGAAGACACTTCTAGCGTGCTTCGACAAATCAAAGAGCGGTTCTTCGATGTCAATCTTGTGGATCTCCTCATTCGGGATCCTCTTAAGAGTCATGGTTTACATCAACTTTTGAGAAAAGTAGATTTACTTCAAGTCTCCACAACAGTCTCAGATGTACTTGTTCTGTTAGGCTCCTTGGTTGAGCAACTTCAAGCTGATATCCTTCGAAAACGAAATATCGAAAGAGAGTTATCTGAAGCAATAGCCTCCCGTgattcttcatggaattctgcagtAGATGCAACCCAACGAGGCGAGGTCCTCAAACTTAAGCAATCAGAAGaccagaaggcctttgatgatcatgcaaaaaatatcaagatctggaaacaagagataaaggcacttgAGGAGAAAATCGAGGAAGCTGAACGCAGCCAGGCAACCATCCAACAATCCAATCAAAAGGAGTTGGTCGAAATAGTACAATCAGGGATCACACATTTCGAGGCTGCTCAAAAATTAATTCCTGAGatcgaaaggttgaagaagcaACGATCGGTGATCGAACTCCGTATGACTTCTTgggagtcacaatattcaaagatCAAGAATAACCTCCCTGAGGGTTTCAACTAG
- the LOC131620208 gene encoding uncharacterized protein LOC131620208 isoform X2, with protein MLPDEPVEESHSTDESPATHQDKSLEGEDHALSGSDNVNLHPHHSDDTVSESDATEETSKLEKQNFQEASTLDTKADPGTTSMPAPTPSELEQLKHADPLSFLKIIMNVDASSSPSPDAIPVATVESGKQEDTSSVLRQIKERFFDVNLVDLLIRDPLKSHGLHQLLRKVDLLQVSTTVSDVLVLLGSLVEQLQADILRKRNIERELSEAIASRDSSWNSAVDATQRGEVLKLKQSEDQKAFDDHAKNIKIWKQEIKALEEKIEEAERSQATIQQSNQKELVEIVQSGITHFEAAQKLIPEIERLKKQRSVIELRMTSWESQYSKIKNNLPEGFN; from the coding sequence ATGCTGCCTGATGAACCCGTTGAAGAAAGTCATTCTACTGATGAGTCTCCAGCTACCCATCAAGACAAAAGTTTGGAAGGCGAAGATCACGCCCTCTCAGGTAGTGACAATGTGAATCTGCATCCTCATCACAGTGACGACACCGTGTCTGAATCAGATGCTACGGAGGAAACTTCCAAACTAGAAAAGCAAAATTTTCAAGAAGCTTCGACTCTTGACACAAAAGCTGATCCTGGGACCACTTCAATGCCTGCCCCTACGCCTTCGGAGCTAGAACAATTAAAGCatgctgatcctcttagtttcttgaaGATTATCATGAATGTGGATGCTTCTTCGTCTCCAAGTCCTGACGCTATTCCAGTTGCGACTGTGGAGTCTGGCAAACAAGAAGACACTTCTAGCGTGCTTCGACAAATCAAAGAGCGGTTCTTCGATGTCAATCTTGTGGATCTCCTCATTCGGGATCCTCTTAAGAGTCATGGTTTACATCAACTTTTGAGAAAAGTAGATTTACTTCAAGTCTCCACAACAGTCTCAGATGTACTTGTTCTGTTAGGCTCCTTGGTTGAGCAACTTCAAGCTGATATCCTTCGAAAACGAAATATCGAAAGAGAGTTATCTGAAGCAATAGCCTCCCGTgattcttcatggaattctgcagtAGATGCAACCCAACGAGGCGAGGTCCTCAAACTTAAGCAATCAGAAGaccagaaggcctttgatgatcatgcaaaaaatatcaagatctggaaacaagagataaaggcacttgAGGAGAAAATCGAGGAAGCTGAACGCAGCCAGGCAACCATCCAACAATCCAATCAAAAGGAGTTGGTCGAAATAGTACAATCAGGGATCACACATTTCGAGGCTGCTCAAAAATTAATTCCTGAGatcgaaaggttgaagaagcaACGATCGGTGATCGAACTCCGTATGACTTCTTgggagtcacaatattcaaagatCAAGAATAACCTCCCTGAGGGTTTCAACTAG